The Microplitis demolitor isolate Queensland-Clemson2020A chromosome 9, iyMicDemo2.1a, whole genome shotgun sequence genomic sequence aggctCTGGACGTACATGgtgtttttattctaaatgacgcgtcaaaaatgatttttataacgcACTCATACTATAtcctttttttgaattttcgccTATCTGTCTCTCTGTCTGTTTGTACCTTTATAAACAATCAACCACTCATCTGATTGCAATGAAATTCTTTATGCATATACAAAATACTGTCCCTTAAAATATAGGctactttttaaatcaattataaattcaaattcgggcatataaattattttttacaagcataataaaaaaaccagaTAAATTACGGccataaattgtttttatatcatttgcgtcaattgttttttatatcttttttaacttcccgctaagaaaatcgacgattttcaaaaatttcgggaagttattgttttcaccccgattttcgaaaatcgagttttcatcaaatgtcgacgttttgaggtcctaggaagctattctgactattttcagaatgatgtccgagtgtgtgtgtgtgtgtgtgtgtgtgtgtgtgtgtgtgtgtgtgtgtgtgtgtgtgtgtgtgtgtaaactctttgtaacttttgaactaatgaatcgatttggatggttgaggtggcaatcgaaagagcttgttggccatcaactttcctgaaaatttcagattatttgatcgaatagactcgaaaatatttgcgaattacaaaaaaaaaaaatttttttttttagttttttatcgatttctcaaaaacgacttatacgatcagcttcaaaatctaatcagctctagtactcaattaaaagcgtcgattgccacctcaaacatcaaaatcggataattcgttcgagagttatcgcgggagaaagaaatggtgaaaaacggttttttctaaatattttggaaacgactgacgtgattgatttcaaattttaatcagctctagaattcaataaaacgcgccgattgccacctcaaacatcaaaatcgattgattagttcaaaagatatcggcgttgaaaagttaaaaaaataacatttaatgttattttttccggataaatcataatataacgtactaaaatgtgcctgatatcataccaccTCATCtattttatggtttcttttgatcatataatgtcatcgaacttggtttttagtctaaatcatattatcaacaaaaaaatcgataaaacgtagtttttaatatttttatcggatatttcatattttattgtttcttacatgagtcaaaacttatttaaatcttgattttgatccctgacattgatttctgcctcaattcacttattttactgaacataatcaggaactaaattttaaaaaccgcttcattgatgattttcgattcttaaattttcaaacttcagcataacaggtaacttgttagagcttgaaaagattgtaaaaaaacaattgcatgtgatagcattttcgagctcgaagagctcgaaaatatatctacactaatgttttcgagctctttgaggtcgaaaacagcgggaagtttttgggctggcccgcagggtcaaccgacgcccagatttttttttttatagattagattttatttcattcatcaACTGTTTCTGTCAATCGAATCGTATATCTTTTTCTATTAAGCAGTCAAAATAAGAGTCTCTAAGCTGACTTATTTGTAACTAAGTAAGAATgtaaatctattaaatttagtatCCCTGGAACTATAAAGCTTACGGACTTAAAATTCAGCGGGAACGTTTGTTAGGTCATTTAGGTATCTCTTATAAAACGGTTTTGATAAACTTTACCCTTAACGAGCATTTGTGGTGGCGTCAAACGTTGATGTGCTTCCGTTTTTCAATATATACTTTACAGGGTTGAAACTTGGCTTGAAAGCTTATTATTTCATGTAGGCATCTCCCATCAACAGCTTCAATTAAATCAAACCCTATGAAGGTTTGTAGAGGCGTCTAAAGTTAATATgcttctattttttaaatatatgtgctACCAAGTCGAAATTCGGCCTGAATGTTTATTGACTCATGTTGGTATCCCCCATTAAATGACTATAATAAAATCGGCTCCAAAAAGGGTATGCGGGAGGGGGGAGGGTTAAAACGTTAATATACTcccgtttttaaaatatatgtgttaCAAAGTTGAAATTCAGCGTGAACGTTCATTATGTCGTGTAGGTATCTCCTATGAAGCggctttaattaaatttactcctAAAAAGGTTTGTGTGGAGGCGAAACGTTAATATGCTTCTGTTCTTTGAATATACGTTTTACAGAGTTGTAATTCGGTGTGAACATTGATTATGTCATCTAGGTATCCCCCCATTAAACGGCTCTAATAAAATCGGCTCCAAAGGGGAATGTAAAGGCGTTAAAATTtagtatacttttttttataacttatgtaTTACAGAGTTGAAATTTGGCATTAACATTAACTACATCATGTAGGTAAATCTAAAAAacagatttaataaaatcgacTCGTAAGGGGTTTTTGGGAGCGTCAATCATTAATATGCTtccgttttttaaatatatacgttaCAGAGTTGAAATTCGGCATGAACGTTGACTATGTTCTATTGGTAACCCTCCTAAAacgtatttaataaaatcgatTCCTATGGGAGTCTTTGGGAGCGTCAAACATTAATATGCTCccgtttttcaaatatatgtgTTGCAGAGTTTAGATTAGTTATGCAAATTAATTATGTCCTgtacttatattttaaaatgggTTGCAAACGTactatatcaattatttatatactttttaactGGATTACTTTGATAAATatgtgttgaaaaaaaatcaataattataagcCAATCAAAACATTAAGAACTTTCCCTTTTATTCGAAATCTGATGAGAACgccgattatatttttaactcaaaaaaaaaataagcaaataattttttttgtcctaTCGTTATGAttgtggtgttattatttctaattgcGTTGTATCATTAGTTCTATATAGCTTCTTACGATTATATTAATACGATTGCAGAGGGAGTTATAGGTCGAAGCCATAGTTAtaggaataattttaatcaataaaaaaaatacattacttAACTTTAATTTACGCCCAGTGAAGCGGGCGGGTAACggctagtatatatatatatatatatatatattagggtggcccaaaaaaaccgacaattttttttttttgatcctcttatgaaaatttattggtttacgatgttttaagaagcctctccaaaaatcagctcgataaaaaatgtttaagaggtcgctcacgaattttgaaaatatcaaaaatgatagaaattcgacttttttatttcaaatttttttctttctgatggcagcaatagtttatatttgttaaattatgactacgttgaaaatttaagcctaaaatttaaatttttaaacctcgctcaagaattttgaatgtttccgagtactgtcttttgaacgttttcgagcgaccgTTAAATCTTAGTACTAAAGCtgctcgattttttcaccatcaattgaCATCACAGTGAACGAAAATATAAcacgagaaatagaaataataagttatttgcatactttcttattttttaattcaacttgtaggttttttcgcttattcaaaacttaccaaattttattgtttaaaactgtcatgtatatttttggttatgcaaaagttatattttactgaaatgacaatatttgagtcataaaaaatacaacaacTAATTCAAACTATCAATTAcgaattatcagttaatatttaaaattcttgagcgccgttcaaatattcaaattttgggctgaaattttcagcatagtcatcaatttacaagtataaactattgctgccacgagaaagaacaaatttagaaattaaatattcgaatttcatttattttcaatattttcaaaattcgtgagcgacctcttgaaaattttttgtctaactaatttttgaagaggtttcttaaaacatcgtaaactaacaaattttcatgcgagatcgaaaaaaaaaccgacgattttttttcgatcttacatgaaaatttgtaagttttcattaatttcataaccttctccaaaaatcaacacaattaaaaattttttagaggtcgctcacgaatttcaaaaattcgaaaaataataaaaacttgatttttttttctcgtcgCAGCAGATTGTTATGTCCggatttaattagttaataataattaattattggaaatGGTCGCGTGGGCCCTTAAGTGTGCGCTACCGGGCAAACAGGGTGATTTTCCTAGAGGATTAgcactatattttatttctattgcgAGAACTCGAACGATAAACCCCGCAGGGGTCTCCCTGTGTATCGATGCAGAATTTGGATTTTATACgttagaaaaattgataactTCACCTACCTTTCGTTGTTAGACTGCTTACTTTAGAAGTTGACCTTCTCGACTTGTCGGACTGGAACTTCTGTGAACGGCTTCTGATGGTCTCTGGTCGAAAGATGATTTGGTCCAGGAAGAAGGGATTTGGTTcttaatattagaaataatctaATATACAGATTTTCCCTAATGACagatgtttattaaataacttctCTATGGGCTCGCCGTACTCAGTTCACAAGATGTTAAATTGTTCTTAACAATAAGGTTCTCTTCTTTAACTTATATCTCTGGGATTTACACTTAACTATTAAACCTAAACTTATGGCTTtacactttgaatttattaagtCTTTAGTTCACTCCAGTTCGGTCTGAATCTCCGACTTCAGCAATTCACTCGGACGAGAATTGCTATAAACAcacttaacaattattataaaaatcacccACGCCTCCTCGTGCTTTACGCAAGTGGTACTTCCCAGGTggtgatttttgaaaaataaaatataattttgaaaagacGATTTCAAATAGAACTTTAACAGTAACAAGCGACTTGCCACGCCTCCTCGAGTGCTATATTGAGACGATCTTCTCGTTGGATTTTATAGTATACTTTACtgtttagattttattaatgaaaatgtaCTAATCGGTTTGGAAGAAATAGAAATTAGGAAAAGAGGGTCACCTAAACGTAACACAACTTAGAACTGACGCGGGCCAGCAAGGAAGATACATTAACTTCTCAAGCGTCATAGGCTGCCACACCTTGGTGTTCGTTGTTTTTATTACCTCGGTTCGCGGTTCTGGAGGGAATAatttagaatatataattGGGTGAATCTAGAATACAGTCAAGTGTAATTCCCTGATTGGAGGAACGTTGACGATGTGCAACGAGGTGTTGGCCGAAGTTGCTGTCCCTAAAATTGTTAACGCTGCACTTTACAGCGAGCACGGCAAATAGGCCTCTTTAATATATACGGCAAGCCGgatataacaaatattttatacaccaaaaattattaggtcccttaaagttttaattcaaaatagaaatttttaaaggtcgcttaagaatttcaaaaatttttaagttcaaCACTTTTCATGTTCTTGAGCGACCTTCAAGTATTTATATTGACTTGATTCTGGATCTACTTTTTatccataataaaataattgaaaatttctaacGAGACAagaaaaaacttcaaaatagcataaaaattataattttgtaataaatgtatattttcgaTTGAAATTTGAACGCTGCTAGTATTATCAGGTCTATTTAGTGACTTGGTTTTGATCATTGTAGAACCAAGCGATACGTTGATTTCATTGGTATAAGATACCGGGCGGTGAGCCAGTACCTTTGATAATGCGATACTGATTGCGTCTGAATAACAGTTTGATTGAGAGAACGAGGGTTAAGACGAGAGAGAAGGAGCACAAATCTCAAGAACAAGACAAAGAATGGGACATAACAAAAGGATTAGATACACCACGAGTATCTCGACAAGAAAAGATTTGAAGAAGATTTCATTAAAGGTAgacttaaacaaaaaattgaaggaacgagaaaattttataaagtttttagtgattttccgaaggctgtattttcgtgaaaaatgatcgtgaaaatttttttccagaaaaacgaaaaaaaaaaaagaaaaaaaacgctagtgaaacataaaaaaaagtaaaaaatttcttgttttatctagattttggaaaaaaaattttttttttttttatttacctcaCATTAACTGGATTACCAACGCAAAAATGAAAgacaatcgaaaaaaaattaattttttcattttggtaatgattacacaaactaaggaacaaaacttgttcctttaattgttttgtaaaactttgaGCAACCAGCCCGGACAAACGGTTCAATGGATCAATCTAAAAGTTTCCATGGTTTTTGAgggtacattaagctgtaAAATCAGCTGGTAACATTAACCTTTCCATCAATATTTGCAACGTAGCGATGAGGACTAAAAAACCAGAACATGACCATTTTTTGTGGGTTcttcaaattgatattaaggataaaaaaaattttttgtttttttttaatcgaaaatagaGCTTGTAGtgaatttattcaaagttCTCAAACTGTCctttaaattactgtgcgacctttagttgctgagatatcaataatcaaagacaaaaggatcctttttcatttgaaggctgatatctcagcagcaaattgtcgtacagagaaacaaaaaaaaagcaaattgtagctgaaGAAATTTGCTAAACAAACCATGAAttggttttttcgaaaaaaaatttcccggccccgtagacctaaaaaacaaaactaaaaaatttagaaaaacttCGCCTTGACACatttcttatgattctgcAAAAACCTTCgcttagaaaattattttgctgataaatctttaaactagagatttcaaatttcaatttgtttttttttttttttttgatacgatcatttttcacggaAATACAgctttccaaaaatcactaaaatatttataaaattttctcgttccttcaattttttggataagtgtattaatttaatttattccaggCAGGAAAccggaaaaattaattaagtacatAGTTGTACGTCAGGTAAACATTACGTTTAAATTTACTGTccgaaataatgaaattggtaaattagaattaattgaaataaaccgGATATCgacataaaataaatccagGCAGAGAGGCCGGAATTATTATacataagaattaattaattaactccaggcaggttTCTGGAGCTATTGCGCAGTAAATACTTTCAGGCAAGTCGTGGAATTCACATGCCGGAAATGTTTGTTATTCTAGTCATAATTGCTAgtcaatataatataatttaaatgaaataaatagtaCGAAATAAAATTACGCTCATGAAACTGATATGATAATACAGAGCCTGGTAGAACACAAGCGCAAGAACTCGCTCCTATTACATCTAGCCAAGCTGGCTATCTCCAAGGACCGAACTCTTCGTCAGCCAGTAGCCCAAAAGAAAGCGAAAGCCGAGATGCAACGCCGCATAGCAGAGGGAGATTTGGGTCTCAAGATAGTGATGAAGCGTGGCATGCCGATCATCATCAAGCGTCAACAGAATCTTCAGAATGTAGCAGAGAAAAATACACTGTATTAAACAGTACTATCAAACATTTCTTAATATACTACCAGAATATCCGAGGTACAAAGTCTAAATTAACCTTAGTATATTGTAATACAACATTTTTAgaatacaatatttttgtattcacGGAAACGTGGCTTAACCCTTCAATATATTCCTCCGAAATATTTGACACTAACTTATATAATGTTTTCAGGTGTGACAGACGACAGGACTTCAGAATGTCTGGTGGTGGTGTTCTGATAGCATGTGATACCACAATAAatactcaattaattaattttaatgatcttttattacaatttaatcaAGTAGAAATAGTGGGAGTCTCAATTACATAACATAtcaaaataactataattGTACTTTATGTACCACCTTATTTGCATCATCATACCTACTCATACTTCCTTGAGGCCTTGTCTTCCCATCCATCCACAGATAGGGATGCAAACGAtacatcgattttttttcaaacatcgATGTATCGTTCATAAACATCGATGTTTTAACATCGATGTTGAAACCCAAAACATCGACGATACATCGTTCTTCATGAGCGATGTTTTATGAACGATATTTTATCATAGCGCCATCTTCCGTCCCAGCTGTGATCTACAGCTACACACCTAACTGACACTccaaaatgacaaaaataatcgGTTATCCGTTGTATTTTGCGACCATTTAATTTACCGCGGCATTAGTCACAATCACAAATTCACAAgcgttgatttttttatttagcgtTTTGTTCCCTCTGCAGTACAAATAGGTACAAAGGCATCGTATCGCGATACGAAACGAAACGTAGTTGCTTCGCTCGTAGGCATGAGTCGTACTTGCAAAATCAAGTACCAGGGCTTGAAAGTACGTCCACCTTTAAAAACCAGCGCCAAAAATCAGGGTTCTAAATactttaaagtatttttgttttcaaaggAAAGTGATTTGTGTTTCTATGTACATAAGACACAATAGCCTTTAATAATAAGGTACGTTCAATACTATAAATACTTGCATAGGAATTTGTTCCGTGTAGCCATTTCACTAAGGAACAAAATCGCATTTGCGTATTTCGAAATGTTGCAAGTAGTGGagttaaatacttttaaagaCTTGCAAGTATTTCAGGTCGGCACTTTATCGCCATACTTTTAAGTGAATACCTGGTGTAGAATCCTGGTCGCGTAAATACGCACCATCGCTATTCACTCGCCTTCATCAATCGACGATCGACGGCCAATACGGCCATTGTTATTGTTTTGTTTGTTGTTTGACGCTCACCAAATTATATAGTAGTTTTAAACTAATAAGTGAAGTAAAATTATAGTTAACTGTGATAGTTAACTCAACTGTGAATTGCGAACGTAAGTATCTATTATTTCGATATGTAATACAATTGTAatctatttcattttttataggtAAACGTTTACTTACTTATAGGTTATAATATCTTTGAGTTAGTTGTTTCtgtaattgtattttttgtcAGTTTCAAGATATTAtcgttaatattataatacttAAGGTTACAGTCCTCCCGATTTCTAGTTGTTTTtattagatattatttttcgaaaatttggtTACGAAAATAGTGATGGGATGtgtgttgtatttttttattttttagttttatatattgtccaatgtttttctcattttcgattattttgcactttgatgatattttttatgctcaTAGAGAGGtgttacttaaatatttttcattctccaacttttcaatattttcattgatcACCCTATACtacaatatgaaaaatttgcaTATCAAATTgtgaaatagtaaaaaactGACATGACTTACTGACATttctaacaaatttaaaattaaaaacaacacaataaaataaaattaatcaaacaaCTAATAAGaattaagttatataaaatattaacatgaaatggaattactaattaattattattaattaaatcttaaaattgattttctttaCAGATACAATGCcacctaataaaaaaaaagcaaaatttggaattatttCAAGCGAAACAACAATGACAAAGAAGCGATTTGTAAactttgcaataaaaatttgaaaacgtCAGGTAATACTTCTAATATACGGAGTCATCTAGAGACGGTACATCCAGAGTTTGATCAGGAGCTATTATTAGATGAGCCAGTTCAAAAGAAAACGAAAACCTGTGATGACATAAACGAAGAAGTTCGTACTGAACAACCCGTAACAAGTCCCAGCAGTACCAGCACTGCTACGGACATCGATTCCAATTATTTTCCTGATAGTGCCAGCTCTTTTAATAACAGCTCGAGTGTTACAACCACGAATACAATACAACTCGTATAAAAACAACAGCAAAATGTCAAAgaattatttagaaatattaaaagcaTATCAAATGTTGAAGGTAACAAACATAAAAACATCACCGAATCAATTGTGAATTTCAtcatcatggatcataaaccTTTTTTAGTTGTAGAAGGAAAGGGATTTATACAACTAATGAAGGAAGTTGTgcctttatataaaatacgtTCAAGAGAAACATTGAAAAAACGTATAGACGAAACATATGAGGCCATGTCAGAAGTTTtcaagaaatatataaaagaagcAGAACATTACTGCATAACTTATGACATATGGACTGAGACAATGCAAAATAAGTCATTAGTTGGAGTCACCATACactttttagaaaattcaaagctTACTAGTGGATCTCTGGGAGTTTTTGAATTGCTTGACAAACATACAGCTGAATACGTACAAAAGAGACTTACAGATATTTTTCAACAATGGAATATCTCAATTGATAAAGTAACAGCTGTAGTAACTGATAATGACAGCATGGTTATGAAAGTGAATAAAGACAtgtttggtgaaaaaaaaataataccttGTTTTTCTCACACAGTGAATTTAGTTGTCATGAATTCATTGGATAAATCTAAAGTTGCATCTACGATCATAAGCAAAGAACGTGAAATTGTAAAATTCATAAAACGTAGTGTCAATGCCAGTGACGAACTGCGCAAAAAGCAAAGAGAGAATGAAACGAAGGAAGGCCAGATAAAGAAACTAATACTTGACGTTCGCACGCGTTGGAATTCAACATATTATATGTTGGAACGTTTTATGGACTTAGTTTCAATTATTGGCACGATATTGTTATGCCGTTCAGATGCACCACCGATGATAACTTCAAGTGAAGTAGGCTGTCTGCGCGAAATCATTCAACTTTTGCAACCCTTCGAAAGATTGACAAAAGAAATTTgtagacaaaattatattacagTGAGTAAAGTCATTCCTCTTATAAGTTGCGTACGGGGCATGCTGGAAAAATATTCACCATCATTTGAAAGCACCTTATCATTAAAAGCAGAAATTGAAAAGGAAGTTTCAAAGAGATTTGACAAACTAGAGCAATGTTCATCGTTGGCTATTGCTACGGCCTTAGATCCTCGTTTCAaactaattcattttaaagatGCTGCTGCGAAGGGAAAAGtcataaattatatgaacAATTACTTAACGAATAACCTAACGAATATAGCAAACGATTCTTCTGACGAATCGGAAAAAGGCGATAATACTGAAGGAGACATATGGAGTTACTATAAAGTATTGACGCACAATaacatcaaaaataaaacgaaagaTAAAACTAAAGCAGAAACAGAATTTCACATGTTCATGTCATCACCTGTTACTCTTATAAAAGGAGATGCGTTGGAGATGTGGAATGACATGAAGGGGTTATTTCCCGGGCTTCATAACCTAGCCATGATCTATTTGCCTATTGTGGCAACTTCGGTACCCAGTGAGCGGTTATTCTCAGAAGCTGGAGCTACAATCACCCAGGAGAGAAACCGTTTACTGGGCACCAGGTTgtcaaaattgttattttcaaattctgtATTGAAGAAATAGAcataaaatgatgtttaaataatacttttgtttttttttttctgttaaaacGGTAagtgtaaaaacaaaaactttctaaaataatataaatatgttcgATTATTGTACTTGCttgttttatttctattaacaataatatttattcgatatatatatatatataaatatatatatatatatatatatatatatatatataaatggtgATAAAAAACATcggaaaaaaatcgatatatcgttCATAAACGTCGATGTTTTCGACATCGATGTTTCACTTTTGAAAATATCGATGTTCTAATATTGATGTTTTTTAAGAGCGGTGTTGCATCCCTattcgcatcatgagtcgtgcaaaatCGATGTAAGTTTTCTCATCAACTGCTCCACTCTATACTGTtacatttatgtattttatgcGTTCCACGTTTTTCGTTTTAGATCGTTTAAGCTTTCTCTTACACAAAATGGcatttttagtagattttataaaGATCTAACGGTTGAATTTGTCCTCATGACGCAACTTTAcgaaaattaacattttctatctatttgagttaagtaggttccaaaaatgctattcgtgaaaaagtttgtatatttatttatgtacatatatatatatatatatatatatatatatatatatatatattaatacatatatacatatacataaatacatgcgaagcatcagagtgtgctttacgatcgaaaaattggTTATTTCATTCGCAGTGCAATGAAATTGTGAGTTAAACTATTAATGCATCAACTATCGGTTGCATGCGTTTCACGCTTATCGTTTTAGATCttacaattattttgataGCTATTCAAAgcttacaattataaattttcagatctgTCTGTAAGAAGTCCGTATTCTGTATGTGGTTTTAAATCTTCATAAGCCTCAgagatattattttacattcgTGAGTCAGTTTTAAAAACGTggtatatttaaaagtttattcaaTTCGATCcttattttctgttttttaaCATTATCCGTGTGAAATTTTGAGATAGATTTTGAACACCTTGATATATCCTGATTATGTCTGAAATTGAAAAACGTTATATCTATCTAACAGTGATCTACCAAACtagggatttattttttactgaaaaattaaattacgaaGCAAGTAAAAAtcatgttttataaaatttatactcagaaatatcaaaataaattagagcTAGATctatttaagttaaaaattgtaaatacatCTGCAGGTCTTAGTCGTCACATTCTTTCCATCTCCTTCATTAAATCTTCATTAAACAGTGTTTGTATATCTGACATTCAGCTGTAAGCTATATTCAGGAATGTAAGTCGTCCAAAAGttagttttaaaatgattataaaaatttcataccgAACAGACAAACAAATgaatacgaatttttattaggTTTTTgtaggtagatttttttaaaaatctaactattgtatttgtcctcatggtcgaTTTTTCAGTGAATGTTGTCACAacctataaaaataagttgagtagagttcgaaaataccattcgttgaaaaatttatatatatatatatatatatatatatatatatatatatatatatatatatatatatatatatatatacagtccACGTCACTTGGATAGCCtcacctattttttttcaataactgatTCTTTACTCGctgatatataaaattatctgtatgttttatattacttaattaagacaaaacaaaatatgttGTTAGTGTTCGAAAAACAAAGCGAGAATATCATGAGGGGGACATGCCACTGGTCGGCAGTTCGTCACATGGATAACCTCAGTCAAATTTATTGCGCAAAGgaattaatttgtttcattttcgTATTATTATGGTTCAATATTATAGCGaggtgaataaattaaaatcgatttaaaacaCCAAAATTGGTGA encodes the following:
- the LOC103576407 gene encoding zinc finger BED domain-containing protein 4-like, whose translation is MDHKPFLVVEGKGFIQLMKEVVPLYKIRSRETLKKRIDETYEAMSEVFKKYIKEAEHYCITYDIWTETMQNKSLVGVTIHFLENSKLTSGSLGVFELLDKHTAEYVQKRLTDIFQQWNISIDKVTAVVTDNDSMVMKVNKDMFGEKKIIPCFSHTVNLVVMNSLDKSKVASTIISKEREIVKFIKRSVNASDELRKKQRENETKEGQIKKLILDVRTRWNSTYYMLERFMDLVSIIGTILLCRSDAPPMITSSEVGCLREIIQLLQPFERLTKEICRQNYITVSKVIPLISCVRGMLEKYSPSFESTLSLKAEIEKEVSKRFDKLEQCSSLAIATALDPRFKLIHFKDAAAKGKVINYMNNYLTNNLTNIANDSSDESEKGDNTEGDIWSYYKVLTHNNIKNKTKDKTKAETEFHMFMSSPVTLIKGDALEMWNDMKGLFPGLHNLAMIYLPIVATSVPSERLFSEAGATITQERNRLLGTRLSKLLFSNSVLKK